TACTTACATCTTCATAACTTGGATCCTCAGCGATTCCGCCCGTATAGCCCACAATAGTAGTTTTTATGCCATTAATACCAGAGAATATTTTTTCCACTCCCCAAAAACAACCTGCTGCGAATGTTGCGGTTTCAAGCATAATATTTATTTTCTGGATAAAATTTAAGCGCTACTGAATTCATGCAAAATCTATTACCAGTTGGACTTGGCCCGTCATTGAAAATATGTCCCAGGTGAAGCTCACAACGCGCACAGAGAACCTCAGAATAATCGCCAATTGGCACTAATTCGACATTTTCCCGAATAATCGGCTGGGTAAAACTAGGCCATCCTGTTCCGGAATTATATTTATCCTTAGAACTGAAAAGGGGAAGATTGCAAGCGGAACAATGATAAATCCCGTCTTTATCAAGCTTATTATATTCATTATCAAAAGACGGCTCCGTTCCTTTTTCCACCATTACTTTATACTGGAGAGGAGTTAAAATCTTTTTCCATTCCTCTTTTTTTCTTATAATTTTCTTTATCATAGAAATAATCTGTATTTATTTAATAATACAAAAAATACAAGCCTTTATTCTGCAAATAGTGCCCAAAAGATGAATAGAAAAAGGAAGGCGGTTTTGCCTTCCTTAGATTAATCAAATGGCGTTCAAGACAATAGACTCACCCTC
This Parcubacteria group bacterium DNA region includes the following protein-coding sequences:
- the msrB gene encoding peptide-methionine (R)-S-oxide reductase MsrB, with the protein product MIKKIIRKKEEWKKILTPLQYKVMVEKGTEPSFDNEYNKLDKDGIYHCSACNLPLFSSKDKYNSGTGWPSFTQPIIRENVELVPIGDYSEVLCARCELHLGHIFNDGPSPTGNRFCMNSVALKFYPENKYYA